The following are encoded together in the Montipora foliosa isolate CH-2021 chromosome 12, ASM3666993v2, whole genome shotgun sequence genome:
- the LOC137980596 gene encoding L-2-hydroxyglutarate dehydrogenase, mitochondrial-like: MEQLVEIRGICHERETVFDYLEASIFPVPDPNFPFLGVHFTPRIDGSVWLGPNAVLAFAREGYKLTDVNFSDLIDALGYRGLRKLMFQYFTFGVGEYYRGIFISAQVKQLQRYIPSLKVQDVERGPAGVRAQAMDLEGNLVEDFVFDGGAGDIGSRVLHVRNAPSPGATSSLAIAKMVAEKVQERFNL, translated from the exons ATGGAGCAGCTAGTGGAAATCAGGGGTATTTGCCACGAGCGGGAGACAGTGTTTGATTATTTGGAAGCAAGTATCTTTCCA GTTCCAGACCCTAACTTTCCTTTTCTTGGGGTCCATTTCACCCCGCGTATTGATGGCAGCGTTTGGCTTGGCCCCAATGCAGTATTGGCTTTCGCAAGGGAAGGATACAAACTCACAGATGTAAACTTCTCAGACTTAATAGATGCATTGGGATATCG GGGGCTGAGAAAGCTGATGTTCCAGTATTTTACGTTTGGAGTTGGGGAATATTACAGAGGAATTTTCATATCAGCTCAAGTCAAGCAACTACAAAGATACATTCCTAGTCTTAAAGTCCAGGATGTAGAGAG GGGCCCTGCAGGTGTTCGTGCACAGGCCATGGATCTTGAAGGGAATTTAGTGGAAGACTTTGTGTTCGACGGAGGTGCAGGGGACATCGGAAGCCGAGTGCTGCATGTCAGAAATGCTCCATCTCCCGGGGCAACCTCGTCATTGGCCATTGCTAAAATGGTTGCCGAGAAGGTCCAGGAGCGGTTTAATCTTTAG